A single window of Kiloniellales bacterium DNA harbors:
- the urtA gene encoding urea ABC transporter substrate-binding protein, whose protein sequence is MQLLGTSARGARSLALGAALAFSAFSLPAKAEETIKVGILHSLSGTMAISETTLKDVMLMLIEEQNAKGGLLGKKLEPVVVDPASNWPLFAEKARELISQEKVAAVFGCWTSVSRKSVLPVFEELNGLLFYPVQYEGEESSKNVFYTGAAPNQQAIPAVDYLMEEEEVERWVLAGTDYVYPRTTNKILEAYLKAKGVAEEDILINYTPFGHADWQTIVSEIKDFGSAGKKTAVVSTINGDANVPFYKELANQGIKAEDIPVVAFSVGEEELAGIDTLPLVGHLAAWNYFQSVDAPINEDFVAKWKAFIKDDKRVTNDPMEAHYLGFNMWVKAVEKAGTTDPDAVGEAIIGVAVPNLTGGYATMMPNHHITKPVLIGEIQKDGQFDVVWETTGTAVGDAWSDYLPGSKDLISDWRKPMSCGNFNVATGKCGGESG, encoded by the coding sequence ATGCAGCTTCTTGGAACTTCTGCCCGCGGTGCGCGATCGCTCGCGCTCGGCGCCGCATTGGCGTTCTCCGCCTTCTCGCTTCCCGCTAAAGCCGAGGAGACGATCAAAGTCGGGATCTTGCATTCCCTCTCCGGGACCATGGCGATCTCCGAGACCACGCTGAAAGACGTGATGCTGATGCTGATCGAGGAGCAGAACGCCAAGGGCGGTCTGCTCGGCAAGAAGCTGGAGCCGGTGGTCGTCGATCCGGCGTCGAACTGGCCGCTCTTCGCCGAGAAGGCGCGCGAGCTGATCTCTCAGGAGAAGGTCGCCGCCGTATTCGGCTGCTGGACCAGCGTGTCGCGCAAGTCGGTCCTGCCGGTCTTCGAGGAGCTGAACGGCCTCTTGTTCTATCCGGTGCAGTACGAGGGCGAGGAGAGCTCCAAGAACGTCTTCTACACCGGCGCCGCGCCCAATCAGCAGGCGATCCCCGCGGTCGACTACCTGATGGAGGAGGAAGAGGTCGAGCGCTGGGTCCTGGCCGGCACCGACTACGTCTACCCGCGCACGACCAACAAGATCCTCGAGGCCTACCTCAAGGCCAAGGGGGTGGCCGAGGAAGACATCCTGATCAACTACACGCCCTTCGGCCACGCCGACTGGCAGACCATCGTTTCGGAGATCAAGGACTTCGGCTCGGCGGGCAAGAAGACCGCCGTGGTCTCGACCATCAACGGCGACGCCAACGTGCCGTTCTACAAGGAGCTGGCCAACCAGGGCATCAAGGCCGAGGACATCCCGGTTGTCGCCTTCTCGGTCGGCGAGGAGGAGCTGGCCGGCATCGACACTCTGCCGCTGGTCGGGCACTTGGCCGCCTGGAACTATTTCCAGAGCGTCGACGCGCCGATCAACGAGGACTTTGTCGCCAAGTGGAAGGCCTTCATCAAGGACGACAAGCGCGTCACCAACGACCCCATGGAGGCCCACTATCTCGGCTTCAACATGTGGGTGAAGGCGGTCGAGAAGGCCGGTACGACCGATCCCGACGCGGTCGGCGAGGCGATCATCGGCGTCGCGGTGCCGAACCTGACCGGCGGCTACGCCACCATGATGCCGAACCATCACATCACCAAGCCGGTACTGATCGGTGAGATCCAGAAGGACGGCCAGTTCGACGTGGTCTGGGAGACGACCGGAACTGCGGTCGGCGACGCGTGGTCGGACTACCTGCCCGGGTCGAAGGACCTGATCTCCGATTGGCGCAAGCCCATGTCCTGCGGCAACTTCAATGTCGCGACAGGCAAGTGCGGTGGCGAATCGGGGTAG
- the urtB gene encoding urea ABC transporter permease subunit UrtB, with product MLRPLLLSLALLFCCVAPAAADDAKLIGALDAKSYNKKAKAVEALAASGAPRAAPVLEALGDGLLFRRKADKRLVIGREAAGSYALEDAVTGDPLGEAAAGALKKVKVNNKVRRAIRAALGALTLLSPDPAVRLSAADAVFKSADPGALDSLNEAIARESLPKLKQRLAEARAAIVLNGDFAEPEKLAAVETVQRRGDRAALSLLAAVGGAKGPVAEAAAAAAALIERERELWGAVQNLIYGLSLGSVLLLAAIGLAITFGVMGVINMAHGEMVMIGAYVTFVVQETIRTAAPELFGASLFIAMPLAFLTAGAIGVGIERGIIRYLYGRPLETLLATWGLSLVLQQAVRSIFGPTNREVGTPEWMTGAVELGPLALTYNRLAIIVFALVVFALLLVLLRRTAFGLHMRAVTQNREMAGAMGIRTGRIDALTFGLGSGIAGLAGVAISQIDNVSPNLGQGYIIDSFMVVVFGGVGNLWGTLLGALSLGVANKFLEPYAGAVLGKILVLVFIILFIQKRPRGLFALKGRAVET from the coding sequence ATGCTGCGACCCCTGCTGCTCTCGCTCGCGCTGCTGTTCTGCTGCGTCGCGCCCGCCGCGGCCGACGACGCGAAGCTGATCGGCGCGCTCGACGCCAAGAGCTACAACAAGAAGGCCAAGGCGGTGGAGGCCCTGGCGGCGAGCGGCGCGCCGCGCGCCGCGCCGGTACTCGAGGCACTGGGCGATGGTCTCCTGTTCCGCCGCAAGGCGGACAAGCGCCTGGTGATCGGTCGCGAGGCGGCCGGCAGCTACGCCCTGGAAGACGCGGTGACCGGCGATCCCCTGGGCGAGGCGGCCGCCGGCGCGCTCAAGAAGGTCAAGGTCAACAACAAGGTGCGTCGGGCGATCCGCGCCGCGCTCGGCGCGCTTACGCTGCTTAGTCCGGACCCCGCGGTGCGCCTCTCCGCCGCCGACGCGGTGTTCAAGAGCGCGGACCCCGGGGCGCTGGACTCGCTGAACGAGGCGATCGCCCGCGAATCTCTGCCCAAGCTGAAGCAACGCCTGGCCGAGGCGCGCGCCGCCATCGTGCTGAACGGCGATTTCGCCGAGCCGGAGAAGCTGGCCGCCGTCGAGACGGTGCAGCGGCGCGGCGACCGCGCGGCGCTCTCGCTCCTGGCCGCCGTTGGCGGCGCCAAGGGGCCGGTCGCCGAGGCGGCCGCGGCGGCGGCCGCGCTGATCGAGCGCGAGCGCGAGCTCTGGGGCGCCGTGCAGAACCTGATCTACGGCCTCAGCCTCGGCTCGGTGCTGCTGCTGGCGGCGATCGGGCTGGCGATCACCTTCGGGGTCATGGGGGTGATCAACATGGCCCACGGCGAGATGGTCATGATTGGCGCCTACGTGACCTTCGTCGTGCAGGAGACGATCCGCACGGCCGCGCCCGAGCTGTTCGGCGCCTCGCTGTTCATCGCCATGCCGCTCGCCTTCCTCACCGCCGGCGCCATCGGCGTCGGGATCGAGCGGGGCATCATCCGCTACCTCTATGGCCGCCCGCTGGAAACCCTGCTGGCCACCTGGGGCCTGTCGCTGGTGCTGCAGCAGGCCGTGCGCTCGATCTTCGGGCCGACCAACCGCGAGGTCGGCACGCCCGAGTGGATGACCGGCGCCGTGGAGCTGGGTCCCCTTGCGCTGACCTACAACCGCCTGGCGATCATCGTCTTCGCGCTGGTGGTCTTCGCGCTCCTGCTGGTGCTGCTGCGCCGCACCGCCTTCGGGCTGCACATGCGCGCGGTCACCCAGAACCGCGAGATGGCCGGCGCCATGGGAATCCGCACCGGGCGCATCGACGCGCTCACCTTCGGCCTCGGCTCCGGCATCGCGGGGCTGGCCGGCGTGGCGATCAGCCAAATCGACAACGTCAGCCCCAACCTCGGCCAGGGCTACATCATCGACAGCTTCATGGTCGTGGTGTTCGGCGGCGTCGGCAATCTCTGGGGCACGCTCCTCGGCGCGCTCAGCCTGGGCGTCGCCAACAAGTTCCTCGAGCCCTACGCCGGCGCCGTGCTGGGCAAGATCCTGGTGCTGGTCTTCATCATCCTGTTCATCCAGAAGCGGCCGCGCGGACTCTTCGCGCTCAAGGGCCGGGCGGTGGAGACGTGA
- the urtC gene encoding urea ABC transporter permease subunit UrtC produces MTAPGDRLGALRDRRSSIFLGLLLATAVLVPLGNLALPADHPLHLSAFTVTLLGKYLCYALLALSVDLIWGYCGILSLGHGAFFALGGYAMGMYLMRQIGTRGVYSHPELPDFMVFLNWPELPWYWYGFDSFLFALLMVVLVPGALAFAFGWFAFRSRVTGVYLSIITQAMTFALMLAFFRNDMGFGGNNGLTDFKDILGFDLQADGTRAALFVASALALALGYVLCRLLTTSRFGKVLVAVRDAESRVRFLGYRVESYKLFAFTLSACLAGVAGALYVPQVGIINPSEFAPANSIEVVVWVAVGGRGTLVGPVIGALLVNFAKTWFTGALPEVWLFALGAIFIGVTLFLPKGVVGLFSQISRRLAERRRAAGRLAPEPEAAE; encoded by the coding sequence GTGACCGCGCCCGGCGACCGCCTCGGCGCGCTCAGGGACCGCCGCTCGTCGATCTTTCTCGGACTGCTGCTCGCCACCGCGGTCCTGGTGCCGCTCGGCAACCTGGCCCTGCCGGCCGACCACCCGCTGCACCTCTCGGCCTTCACCGTCACCCTGCTCGGCAAGTATCTCTGCTACGCGCTGCTCGCCCTCTCGGTCGACCTGATCTGGGGCTACTGCGGCATCCTCTCGCTCGGCCACGGCGCGTTCTTCGCGCTCGGCGGCTACGCCATGGGCATGTACCTCATGCGCCAGATCGGCACCCGCGGGGTCTACAGCCATCCCGAGCTGCCCGACTTCATGGTCTTCCTCAACTGGCCTGAGCTACCCTGGTACTGGTACGGCTTCGACTCCTTCCTTTTCGCCCTGCTCATGGTCGTGCTGGTACCCGGCGCGCTGGCCTTCGCGTTCGGCTGGTTCGCGTTCCGGAGCCGGGTCACCGGCGTCTACCTCTCGATCATCACCCAGGCGATGACCTTCGCGCTCATGCTCGCCTTCTTCCGCAACGACATGGGTTTCGGCGGCAACAACGGGCTGACAGACTTCAAGGACATCCTCGGCTTCGACCTGCAGGCGGACGGCACGCGCGCCGCGCTCTTCGTCGCCTCGGCGCTGGCGCTCGCCCTGGGCTACGTCCTCTGCCGCCTCTTGACGACCTCGCGCTTTGGCAAAGTCCTGGTCGCGGTCCGCGACGCCGAAAGCCGGGTGCGCTTCCTGGGCTACCGGGTCGAATCCTACAAGCTCTTCGCCTTCACGCTCTCGGCCTGCCTGGCCGGTGTCGCCGGGGCGCTCTACGTGCCCCAGGTCGGGATCATCAATCCCAGCGAGTTCGCGCCGGCCAACTCGATCGAGGTCGTCGTCTGGGTCGCGGTCGGCGGCCGCGGCACCCTGGTCGGGCCGGTGATCGGCGCCCTGCTGGTCAACTTCGCCAAGACCTGGTTCACCGGGGCGCTGCCGGAAGTCTGGCTCTTCGCGCTCGGCGCGATCTTCATCGGCGTCACCCTTTTCCTGCCCAAGGGCGTGGTCGGCCTGTTCAGCCAGATCAGCAGGCGCCTCGCCGAACGCCGGCGCGCCGCCGGGAGGCTCGCGCCGGAACCCGAGGCGGCGGAGTAG
- the urtD gene encoding urea ABC transporter ATP-binding protein UrtD produces MTLAVSDSILYLDGVTASFDGFKALNGLSLVIEPGEMRAIIGPNGAGKTTMMDVITGKTRPDEGAVLFDGAVDLTGLDEAAIAELGIGRKFQKPTVFDGHTVADNIELALAGDRRVGASLFWRRDAAIGARCEAILERIKLTAQRDSLAATLSHGQKQWLEIGMLLAQNPKLLLVDEPAAGMTDAETAETAALLKDIAVDHSVVVVEHDMAFVRDLGVRVTVLHEGSVLAEGPLETVSADPRVVEVYLGR; encoded by the coding sequence ATGACGCTCGCGGTCAGCGATTCGATCCTCTACCTCGACGGCGTCACCGCCAGCTTCGACGGCTTCAAGGCGCTGAACGGGCTCTCGCTGGTGATCGAGCCGGGCGAGATGCGGGCGATCATCGGCCCCAACGGCGCCGGCAAGACCACCATGATGGACGTAATCACCGGCAAGACCCGGCCCGACGAGGGCGCGGTGCTGTTCGACGGGGCCGTCGACCTGACCGGGCTCGACGAGGCGGCGATCGCCGAGCTCGGCATCGGCCGTAAGTTCCAGAAGCCGACGGTGTTCGACGGCCACACGGTGGCCGACAACATCGAGCTGGCCCTGGCCGGCGACCGGCGGGTCGGCGCCAGCCTGTTCTGGCGCCGGGACGCGGCGATCGGCGCACGATGCGAGGCGATCCTCGAGCGGATCAAGCTGACCGCGCAGCGCGACAGCCTGGCCGCGACCCTGTCCCACGGCCAGAAGCAGTGGCTCGAGATCGGCATGCTGCTGGCGCAGAACCCCAAGCTGCTGCTGGTCGACGAGCCGGCCGCCGGCATGACCGACGCCGAGACCGCCGAGACCGCGGCGCTGCTGAAGGATATCGCCGTCGACCACTCGGTGGTCGTGGTCGAGCACGACATGGCCTTTGTCCGCGACCTCGGCGTCAGGGTCACCGTGCTCCACGAGGGTTCGGTCCTGGCCGAGGGGCCGCTCGAGACGGTCAGCGCCGACCCGCGGGTCGTCGAAGTATACCTGGGGCGCTGA
- the urtE gene encoding urea ABC transporter ATP-binding subunit UrtE — MLAVRDLDLYYGAAQALRRVSLEVPPGRVTCLLGRNGVGKTSLLRAIVGHLPIAAGAVEWEGEEISRLGPPERARRGLAFVPQGREIFPLLSVRENLETGFAPLPRERRTIPDEIFELFPVLKSMLARRGGDLSGGQQQQLAIARALVTRPRLLILDEPTEGIQPSIIKDIAAVIAHLRAKGELAILLVEQYFDFARDLADGFSVMDRGSIVLSGDMAAADESRIKGLLTV; from the coding sequence TTGCTGGCGGTCAGGGACCTCGACCTCTACTACGGCGCCGCCCAGGCGCTCCGCCGGGTGTCGCTCGAGGTGCCGCCGGGCCGGGTCACCTGCCTCCTGGGCCGCAACGGGGTCGGCAAGACCAGCCTGCTGCGTGCCATCGTCGGCCACCTGCCCATCGCCGCGGGCGCGGTCGAGTGGGAAGGCGAGGAGATCTCCCGCCTCGGCCCGCCCGAGCGGGCGCGGCGCGGGCTCGCCTTCGTGCCCCAGGGGCGCGAGATCTTTCCCCTGCTGAGCGTCCGGGAGAACCTCGAGACCGGCTTCGCTCCCTTGCCCCGCGAGCGCCGGACCATCCCGGACGAGATCTTCGAGCTCTTTCCGGTCCTGAAGTCCATGCTGGCGCGCCGCGGCGGCGATCTCTCCGGCGGGCAGCAGCAGCAGCTGGCGATCGCCAGGGCCCTGGTCACCCGCCCCCGCCTGCTGATTCTCGACGAGCCCACGGAAGGCATTCAGCCCTCGATTATCAAGGACATCGCGGCGGTCATCGCCCATCTGCGCGCCAAGGGGGAGCTGGCGATCCTGCTGGTCGAGCAGTACTTCGATTTCGCCCGCGACCTGGCCGACGGCTTCTCGGTCATGGACCGGGGCTCGATCGTGCTGTCGGGAGACATGGCCGCGGCCGACGAGTCGCGGATCAAGGGTCTGCTGACGGTCTAG
- a CDS encoding urease accessory protein UreD, whose amino-acid sequence MPGLPDRDSGARVIPFPKPPRLERARGEAAVAFAGGARGTAVADLYQAGCAKLRLPAPEPGRPREAVLINTAGGLTDGDLLRQRVAWEADSEALVTSQAAERIYRSRQDWAAIDTALTVGPRARALWLPQETILFDGAKLRRATEVEIDGSAELIACEGLVFGRHAMGEEVNQGAITESWRISSAGRLLFADTFRLEGPIAGSLARPAVADGAKALATLLYVGPDAPGRLARLRDLPEEGALRAASSALGPVVVTRVLADSGAALRRAVTAALAALRGTSDMPRVWSC is encoded by the coding sequence GTGCCTGGATTGCCGGATCGGGACAGCGGCGCCCGGGTCATTCCGTTTCCAAAGCCGCCCCGTCTCGAACGGGCGCGCGGCGAGGCCGCCGTCGCCTTCGCCGGCGGCGCGCGGGGCACGGCCGTCGCCGACCTCTATCAGGCCGGCTGCGCCAAGCTTCGGCTGCCCGCCCCGGAGCCGGGCCGCCCGCGGGAGGCGGTTCTGATCAACACGGCGGGCGGCCTGACCGACGGCGACCTGCTGCGCCAGCGGGTCGCCTGGGAAGCGGACAGCGAGGCGTTGGTGACGTCCCAGGCAGCCGAGCGGATCTACCGCTCGCGTCAGGACTGGGCGGCGATCGACACGGCCCTGACCGTGGGCCCGCGGGCCCGAGCTCTCTGGCTGCCCCAGGAGACGATCCTGTTCGACGGCGCGAAGCTGCGGCGCGCGACCGAAGTGGAGATCGACGGCTCGGCCGAGTTGATCGCCTGCGAGGGTCTCGTCTTCGGGCGCCACGCCATGGGCGAGGAGGTGAACCAGGGCGCCATCACCGAGAGCTGGCGGATCAGCTCCGCCGGCCGGCTGCTCTTCGCCGACACCTTTCGCCTCGAGGGTCCGATCGCCGGAAGTCTGGCGCGGCCGGCGGTCGCCGACGGGGCGAAAGCCCTGGCGACTCTGCTCTATGTCGGGCCGGACGCGCCCGGCCGACTCGCGCGGCTTCGAGACTTGCCGGAGGAGGGGGCTCTGCGCGCGGCCTCGAGCGCCCTCGGCCCCGTTGTGGTGACCCGCGTCCTGGCCGACAGCGGGGCGGCGCTGAGGCGCGCGGTTACGGCCGCGCTGGCCGCCCTCAGGGGCACCTCGGACATGCCGCGGGTCTGGTCCTGTTGA
- a CDS encoding urease subunit gamma, which produces MNLTPREKDKLLISMAAMVARRRLERGVKLNHPEAIALISDFVVEGARDGRSVADLMAAGGKVLTREQVMEGVAEMIHDVQVEATFPDGTKLVTVHEPIR; this is translated from the coding sequence GTGAACTTGACCCCGAGAGAAAAGGACAAGCTGCTGATCAGTATGGCGGCGATGGTGGCGCGCCGGCGGCTCGAGCGCGGCGTGAAGCTGAACCACCCGGAGGCGATCGCCTTGATCTCGGACTTCGTGGTCGAAGGCGCCCGCGACGGCCGATCGGTGGCCGACCTCATGGCCGCGGGCGGCAAGGTCCTGACCCGTGAACAGGTCATGGAGGGCGTGGCCGAGATGATCCACGATGTCCAGGTCGAGGCGACCTTTCCCGACGGGACCAAGCTGGTCACCGTGCACGAGCCGATCCGGTGA
- a CDS encoding urease subunit beta — MIPGEVLVADGEIEINAGRPSVTLQVANSGDRPIQVGSHYHFFETNEALTFDRDKARGMRLDIPAGTAVRFEPGQSREVTLVAYAGQRRVFGFNGKVMGGLD, encoded by the coding sequence ATGATCCCGGGCGAAGTTCTGGTGGCCGATGGCGAGATCGAGATCAACGCCGGCCGGCCGAGCGTGACCCTTCAGGTCGCCAACAGCGGCGACCGGCCGATCCAGGTCGGCTCCCACTACCATTTCTTCGAGACCAACGAGGCCCTGACCTTCGACCGGGACAAGGCCCGCGGCATGCGGCTCGACATTCCGGCCGGAACCGCGGTGCGCTTCGAGCCCGGCCAGTCGCGCGAGGTCACCCTGGTCGCCTACGCCGGCCAGCGCCGGGTCTTCGGCTTCAACGGCAAGGTCATGGGAGGCCTGGACTGA
- the ureC gene encoding urease subunit alpha has translation MAARLSRHAYAAMYGPTVGDRVRLADTELFIEVERDLTTYGEEVKFGGGKVIRDGMGQSQASRAEGAADTVITNALIVDHSGIVKADVGIKDGRILAVGKAGNPDTQPGVDIVVGPATEAIAGEGKILTAGAFDAHIHFICPQQVDEALMSGVTTMLGGGTGPATGTNATTCTPGAWHIGRMLQAAEGLPVNLALSGKGNASQPTGLVEQIEAGAAALKLHEDWGTTPAAIDCCLSVADDMDVQVMIHTDTLNESGFVENTIAALKGRTIHAFHTEGAGGGHAPDIIKVCGEANVIPSSTNPTRPYTVNTLEEHLDMLMVCHHLDPSIPEDIAFAESRIRKETIAAEDILHDLGAFSIIASDSQAMGRVGEVIIRTWQTADKMKRQRGALAGESGDNDNLRVRRYVAKYTINPAIAHGMAGQIGSVEPGKLADLVLWSTAFFGVKPDLVLKMGTIVAAPMGDPNASIPTPQPMHYRPMFGTFGRALQSSSVTFLSKAAIEAAVPERLGLAKPVMTVENTRGGIGKQDMLLNDATPAIEVDPETYEVRADGELLTCEPAEVLPLAQRYFLF, from the coding sequence ATGGCGGCGAGACTCTCCCGCCACGCCTATGCGGCGATGTACGGCCCGACCGTGGGCGACCGGGTGCGGCTGGCCGACACCGAGCTCTTCATCGAGGTGGAGCGCGATCTCACGACCTACGGCGAGGAGGTCAAGTTCGGCGGCGGCAAGGTGATCCGCGACGGCATGGGTCAGAGCCAGGCGTCGCGCGCGGAGGGCGCCGCCGATACCGTGATCACCAACGCGCTGATCGTCGACCATAGCGGCATCGTCAAGGCCGACGTCGGGATCAAGGACGGCCGGATCTTGGCGGTCGGCAAGGCCGGCAACCCCGATACCCAGCCCGGCGTCGACATCGTTGTCGGCCCCGCGACCGAGGCGATCGCCGGCGAGGGCAAGATTCTGACCGCCGGCGCCTTCGACGCCCACATCCACTTCATCTGCCCCCAGCAGGTCGACGAGGCGCTGATGTCGGGCGTGACCACCATGCTCGGCGGCGGCACCGGTCCGGCGACCGGCACCAACGCGACCACCTGCACGCCGGGCGCCTGGCACATCGGGCGCATGCTCCAGGCGGCCGAGGGCCTGCCGGTCAACCTGGCCCTCTCCGGCAAGGGCAACGCAAGCCAGCCCACCGGGCTGGTCGAGCAGATCGAGGCCGGGGCCGCCGCGCTGAAGCTGCACGAGGACTGGGGCACGACGCCGGCGGCGATCGACTGCTGCCTCTCGGTCGCCGACGACATGGACGTCCAGGTGATGATTCATACCGACACGCTGAACGAGTCCGGCTTCGTCGAGAACACCATCGCCGCGCTCAAGGGCCGCACGATCCACGCCTTCCACACCGAGGGCGCGGGCGGCGGCCACGCGCCGGACATCATCAAGGTCTGCGGCGAGGCCAACGTCATCCCTAGCTCGACCAACCCGACCCGGCCCTACACGGTGAACACCCTGGAAGAGCATCTCGACATGCTCATGGTGTGCCATCACCTGGACCCGAGCATTCCCGAGGACATCGCCTTCGCCGAGAGCCGGATCCGCAAGGAGACCATCGCCGCCGAGGACATCCTGCACGACCTGGGCGCCTTCTCGATTATCGCCTCGGACAGCCAGGCCATGGGGCGGGTCGGCGAGGTGATCATCCGCACCTGGCAGACCGCCGACAAGATGAAGCGCCAGCGCGGGGCCCTGGCCGGCGAGAGTGGCGACAACGACAACCTGCGGGTCCGCCGCTACGTCGCGAAGTACACGATCAATCCCGCCATCGCTCACGGCATGGCTGGGCAGATCGGCTCGGTCGAGCCCGGCAAGCTGGCCGATCTCGTGCTCTGGTCGACCGCGTTCTTCGGCGTCAAGCCCGACCTCGTGCTCAAGATGGGGACCATAGTGGCCGCGCCCATGGGCGACCCCAACGCCTCGATCCCGACGCCCCAGCCGATGCACTATCGGCCGATGTTCGGCACCTTCGGTCGGGCGCTGCAGAGCAGCAGCGTGACCTTCCTGTCCAAGGCGGCGATCGAGGCCGCGGTGCCCGAGCGGCTTGGCCTGGCGAAGCCCGTGATGACGGTCGAGAACACCCGCGGCGGCATCGGCAAGCAGGACATGCTTCTGAACGACGCGACCCCGGCGATCGAGGTCGATCCCGAGACCTACGAGGTGCGGGCGGATGGCGAACTCCTGACCTGCGAGCCGGCCGAGGTGCTGCCGCTCGCCCAGCGCTACTTCCTGTTCTGA
- a CDS encoding urease accessory protein UreE: MSNPVNHVARAVRPAGQWSGAPLDSATLDYEERFRRRIVLTCDGGTRVLLDLADAQLLNDGDALVSEAGALIAVRAKPEALLEVRGASPRHLLRLAWHLGNRHLPTEIHGDRLLVRDDHVIADMLMKQGAEVRALVAPFNPEGGAYGPGRTHGH; the protein is encoded by the coding sequence ATGTCCAATCCCGTCAATCACGTGGCGCGCGCGGTCAGGCCGGCCGGTCAGTGGAGCGGCGCGCCGCTCGACAGTGCGACGCTGGACTACGAAGAGCGATTCCGGCGCCGGATCGTCCTCACCTGCGACGGTGGCACGCGGGTCCTGCTGGACCTGGCAGACGCCCAGCTGCTCAACGACGGCGACGCCCTGGTCTCCGAGGCGGGCGCGCTGATCGCGGTCAGGGCCAAACCGGAGGCCCTGCTCGAGGTGCGCGGCGCCAGCCCGCGGCATCTCTTGCGGCTCGCCTGGCACCTCGGCAACCGGCATCTGCCGACCGAGATCCATGGCGATCGCCTGCTGGTGCGGGACGATCACGTGATCGCCGACATGCTGATGAAGCAGGGCGCCGAGGTGAGGGCGCTCGTGGCGCCCTTCAATCCCGAGGGCGGGGCCTATGGCCCCGGCAGGACCCATGGCCACTGA
- a CDS encoding urease accessory UreF family protein, producing the protein MATDDLDPAAFYRLVAWLSPAYPVGAFSYSHGLEFAVESGQVRDAETALLWIEDVLRLGGARNDGVFLASAHRAAGRKDRAALIAVAELAAAFAPSAELALETGAQGAAFLQTTRRAWPCAALDWLAESWPGPYAYPVAVGVAAAGHGVAAVPALTAYLGAFAANLVSAAVRLVPLGQSDGQRLIAALEPLVVAGAGELSAATLEEVGTASFMVDYASMKHETQYTRLFRS; encoded by the coding sequence ATGGCCACTGACGACCTCGACCCTGCGGCATTCTACAGGCTGGTCGCCTGGCTGTCGCCGGCCTACCCGGTCGGCGCCTTCAGCTACAGCCACGGGCTCGAGTTCGCGGTCGAGTCCGGCCAGGTGCGCGACGCCGAGACGGCGCTGCTTTGGATCGAGGACGTCCTGCGCCTGGGCGGCGCGCGCAACGACGGCGTCTTCCTGGCCTCCGCCCACCGGGCGGCCGGCCGGAAGGACCGCGCGGCGCTGATCGCCGTTGCCGAGCTGGCGGCGGCCTTCGCGCCCAGCGCCGAGCTGGCTCTGGAAACCGGTGCCCAGGGCGCCGCCTTCCTGCAGACCACACGCCGGGCCTGGCCCTGCGCGGCCCTGGACTGGCTCGCCGAGAGCTGGCCGGGGCCCTATGCCTATCCGGTCGCGGTCGGCGTGGCGGCGGCTGGCCACGGAGTCGCCGCCGTGCCCGCCTTGACCGCCTATCTCGGCGCCTTCGCCGCCAACCTCGTGTCCGCTGCGGTGCGCCTGGTCCCGCTCGGCCAGAGCGACGGCCAGCGCCTCATCGCGGCGCTGGAGCCTCTGGTGGTGGCAGGGGCTGGCGAGCTCAGCGCGGCCACGCTCGAGGAGGTTGGCACGGCGAGCTTCATGGTCGACTACGCGTCGATGAAACACGAAACCCAGTACACGAGGTTGTTCAGATCATGA